One stretch of Gopherus flavomarginatus isolate rGopFla2 chromosome 2, rGopFla2.mat.asm, whole genome shotgun sequence DNA includes these proteins:
- the PTPN23 gene encoding tyrosine-protein phosphatase non-receptor type 23 isoform X3 yields MILKEFVLKNYGENPENYNEELKKLEVLRQNAVSVPRDFEGCSILRKYFGQLHYLQSRVPMGAEHEAAVPVTWTEIFSGKAVTHEDIKYEQACILYNLGALHSMLGAMDKRVSEEGMKVSCTHFQCAAGAFTYLRDHFPHSYSVDMSHQILNLNINLMLGQAQECLLEKSMLDNRKSFLVARISAQVVDYYKEACRALENSDTASLLGKIQKDWKKLVQMKIYYFAAIAHLHMGKQAEEQQKFGERVVYFQSALDKLNEAIKLAKGQPETVQEALRFTLDVIGGKYNSAKKDNDFIYHEAVPALDTLQSVKGATLVKALPVNPTDPAVTGPDIFAKLVPMAAHEASSLYSEEKAKLLREVMAKIEAKNEVLDQFMDSMQLDPETVDNLDMYNHIPPILMEKCAALSVRPDTVKNLVQSMQVLSGVFTDVEASLKEIRDLLDDNELQDQKLQELLGKPGSPPSPSPGLAEVSKEWAKYMEVHEKASFTNTELHKAMNLHISNLRLLSGPLEQVRAALPTLALTEDDKQVLQNLKRILSKVQEMKDQRMSLEQQLREMIQKDDITTSLVTTDRSEMRKLFEEQLKKYDQIKVYLEQNLAAQENVLKALTDANVKYAAVRKVLAEVEHKWNTTLQTLVASYEAYEDLMKKAQEGKDFYADLESKAAKLLEKARAACQASEASRQQVLEREMKKKPPPRPTAPKPALQKKASERDLDLAAGLDGADLQQLGSLSLADLPEELRSLPPDVLAAHLTRLPADALAAFSINPAFSSGGMRPPGQEAFPAGARAANAPIQPPMAAQPGVPFNPAQFSTSVPLPGHYFPARLATSPQGAPGSPLQGPFPPQTYSGPPVLPSQVMQPHRPPSSAPSPSPQLYSAGTLQRGPGHPSPGPAPIQPGYAGPQVPPQRSSPQHVPMPGSAPAPITLNASYRMGQPVSSCGALPGGFPTAMAPPQPPRFSGQAPGGSDGPPHPLGVRPATTTVDSIQAPISSYTAPRAMGGHMPPRLTSQPPGLPPQGGFLGPPAQFPYAQGGVQPFGQQPPFPAGPPAPSFPQQQYPPQAQLQPLPVYQPQAQFPGQHSGLAHVSPSHGQIHAQLRTQLYPLPSQDSAPHSFPAAMPRGPPPLAHSLSGAMVAPAQQLHPHPSLASLQPMPAGSSAQVVSAMPYCPAPSACHPGPPTNQLPPGSAVPLAGPQPPASSQSGPHHVPPSPSPALSQMPGSVIVPGPAIPSPAPSPQPSLAIQPPAILPSSVPGAPALPQRPPPSLTPGTAPPAQGPAELQFHRQSSSTDDLLSSSPESQHGGSKTAVNQPLLQPTKADAKEGQKPKAVQLIENDPYEKPEHIMRLLSELDRFRGVVASLEKPIPRSVPELDGIWKELQDAQERDARQLSIAIARCYSMKNRHQDIMPYDKNRIVLQSGKDDYINASKIEDLSSYCPTIIATQAPLVGTASDFWLMIYEQKVSLIVMLVSEQEIEKQKVVRYFPQERGQPMVQGPITLLLTSLKVAPTHVERMITLQFRDQSLKRTVIHLQFTAWPELGLPDSKGNLLRFIQEVHGHYLHQRPLHTPIVVHCSSGVGRTGAFCLMYAAMQEVEAGNSIPDLAQLVKRMRQQRKHMLQEKLHLKFCYEAVLKHAEQVLQRHGVTTPASSKPPSSAAQKPYLHQDPQDLVLGGDMPISSIQATIAKLSIKPPGGGPEPPPNWQLPEPATVPEAASPGVVPAAPASVAQPSLTEHVPPTSAELPPASTMPVLLPEAESSNHVEERPSREPSATSLAPSSSSLELLASLTPEAFSLDSSLRGKPRMNKQSFLQPQNGEGLRGPRPSDDPLSMLDPLWTLNKT; encoded by the exons GGGCATTGCATTCCATGCTGGGCGCCATGGACAAGAGAGTCTCCGAGGAG GGTATGAAGGTTTCCTGCACCCATTTCCAGTGCGCAGCCGGGGCTTTCACCTACCTGCGGGATCACTTCCCTCACTCGTACAGCGTGGACATGAGTCACCAGATCCTTAACCTCAACATCAACCTCATGCTG GGCCAAGCTCAGGAGTGTCTCTTGGAGAAGTCGATGCTGGACAACAGGAAGAGTTTCCTCGTGGCCAGGATCAGCGCCCAG GTAGTGGACTACTACAAAGAGGCCTGCCGGGCTTTGGAGAACTCGGACACAGCCTCGCTGCTGGGGAAGATTCAGAAGGACTGGAAGAAGCTGGTGCAGATGAAGATCTACTATTTTGCTGCTATCGCTCAT TTGCATATGGGAAAACAAGCTGAGGAGCAGCAGAAGTTTGGAGAACGA GTTGTCTACTTCCAGAGCGCTCTGGATAAACTCAACGAAGCTATCAAACTAGCAAAG GGTCAGCCTGAAACGGTGCAGGAAGCCCTGCGATTCACCCTGGATGTGATCGGGGGAAA GTACAATTCAGCCAAGAAGGACAATGACTTCATCTACCACGAAGCTGTCCCTGCGCTGGACACCCTGCAGTCAGTGAAAG GTGCCACCCTGGTGAAGGCCCTTCCCGTCAACCCCACCGACCCAGCTGTCACGGGCCCAGATATCTTTGCCAAGCTGGTGCCAATGGCTGCCCATGAGGCATCTTCGCTGTACAG TGAGGAGAAGGCCAAGCTGCTGAGAGAAGTGATGGCGAAGATCGAGGCCAAGAATGAAGTCCTGGA CCAGTTCATGGACTCTATGCAGCTGGACCCCGAGACGGTGGATAACCTGGACATGTACAACCACATCCCCCCCATCCTGATGGAGAAATGCGCCGCGCTCAGCGTGCGGCCAGACACTGTGAAGAACCTGGTTCAGTCCATGCAGG TGCTTTCGGGAGTCTTCACAGACGTGGAGGCCTCTTTGAAAGAGATCAGAGACCTCCTGGATGACAACGAGCTGCAGGACCAGAAGCTGCAGGAGCTGCTTGGCAAGCCGGGTTCTCCTCCTAGCCCTTCCCCGGGGCTGGCTGAGGTCAGCAAAGAGTGGGCCAAGTACATGGAGGTGCACGAGAAGGCCAGCTTCACCAACACGGAGCTGCACAAAGCCATGAACCTGCACATCAGCAACCTGCGACTGCTGAGCGGGCCCTTGGAGCAAGTGCGGGCTGCCTTGCCCACGCTGGCCCTGACGGAAG ACGACAAACAGGTGCTGCAGAACTTGAAGCGGATCCTGTCCAAAGTGCAGGAGATGAAGGATCAGCGAATGTCCTTGGAGCAGCAGCTCCGTGAGATGATCCAGAAGGACGACATCACCACCTCCTTAGTGACAACCGACCGCTCAGAGATGAGG AAGCTCTTTGAAGAGCAGCTGAAGAAGTACGACCAGATCAAGGTGTATCTGGAGCAGAACCTGGCAGCCCAGGAGAACGTCCTGAAGGCCTTGACGGACGCCAACGTCAAGTATGCGGCGGTGCGGAAGGTCTTGGCTGAGGTGGAGCACAA GTGGAACACCACGCTGCAGACACTGGTGGCCTCCTACGAAGCCTACGAAGACCTGATGAAGAAGgctcaggaggggaaagatttCTACGCGGATCTGGAGAGCAAAGCAGCCAAACTCCTGGAGAAGGCCCGAGCAGCCTGCCAAGCGTCTGAAGCAAGCCGGCAGCAGGTCCTGGAAAG AGAAATGAAGAAGAAGCCGCCTCCGAGGCCCACTGCTCCCAAGCCGGCCCTGCAGAAGAAGGCCTCTGAACGGGACCTGGACCTTGCGGCCGGCCTGGATGGAGCAgacctgcagcagctgggctccctctctcTGGCCGACCTGCCGGAAGAGCTCCGGAGCTTGCCCCCTGACGTGCTGGCAGCGCATCTCACCAGGCTGCCTGCGGATGCCCTGGCTGCCTTCTCCATCAACCCGGCCTTCAGCAGCGGTGGAATGAGGCCCCCAGGCCAGGAGGCTTTCCCAGCTGGTGCCCGGGCAGCCAATGCTCCGATACAGCCGCCCATGGCAGCCCAGCCTGGCGTTCCCTTtaaccctgctcagttcagtacTTCGGTGCCTCTGCCGGGACACTACTTCCCTGCCCGGCTGGCGACCTCCCCGCAAGGTGCCCCTGGGAGCCCTCTGCaaggccccttccccccacagaccTACAGCGGGCCCCCTGTGCTGCCATCCCAGGTGATGCAGCCCCACAGGCCTCCAAGTTCTGCCCCGTCACCCAGCCCTCAGCTCTACTCGGCTGGCACCTTGCAGAGAGGCCCTGGGcatcccagccctggccctgcccccattcagccCGGCTATGCAGGCCCTCAGGTGCCTCCCCAGAGATCCTCCCCCCAGCATGTGCCCAtgcctggctctgctccagctcccatcACCCTCAATGCCTCCTACAGGATGGGGCAGCCGGTCTCCTCCTGCGGGGCTCTGCCAGGTGGCTTCCCCACAGCCAtggccccgccccagccccccaggtTCAGTGGCCAGGCCCCAGGAGGGAGCGACGGCCCTCCTCACCCCCTTGGGGTCCGCCCAGCCACCACAACCGTTGACAGCATCCAGGCGCCCATTTCCAGCTACACCGCACCCAGGGCCATGGGTGGGCACATGCCCCCGCGGCTCACCAGCCAGCCACCAGGGCTCCCTCCTCAGGGCGGCTTCCTTGGCCCGCCTGCCCAGTTCCCCTATGCCCAAGGCGGCGTCCAACCGTTCGGCCAGCAGCCCCCGTTCCCAGCGGGACCACCCGCTCcgagcttcccccagcagcagtACCCACCTCAGGCCCAGCTCCAGCCGCTGCCCGTGTACCAGCCGCAGGCCCAGTTCCCTGGCCAGCATTCGGGGCTGGCCCATGTTTCTCCCAGCCATGGCCAGATCCATGCCCAGCTGAGAACACAGCTCTACCCACTTCCTTCCCAGgacagcgcccctcactccttcCCTGCAGCTATGCCCCGCGGGCCTCCCCCgctggctcacagcctctcagGCGCTATGGTGGCCCCGGCTCAGCagctccaccctcacccctcgCTTGCCAGCCTGCAGCCCATGCCAGCCGGCTCCTCCGCCCAAGTGGTCTCTGCGATGCCCTATTGTcccgccccttctgcctgccATCCGGGACCCCCTACAAACCAGCTGCCGCCTGGCTCTGCTGTGCCACTGGCTGGTCCCCAGCCCCCAGCTTCGAGTCAGTCTGGCCCTCACCATGTCCCGCCTTCCCCCAGTCCCGCTCTGAGCCAGATGCCAGGCAGTGTTATCGTCCCAGGTCCTGCCATCCCTTCACCGGCACCATCCCCCCAGCCATCTCTGGCTATCCAGCCTCCAGCCATCTTGCCTTCCTCAGTGCCTGGCGCCCCGGCCCTGCCACAGCGACCCCCCCCATCGCTCACCCCCGGCACAGCCCCGCCGGCACAGGGccctgctgagctccagttccACCGGCAGAGCTCTTCCACGGACGACCTGCTTTCTTCAAGCCCTGAAAGCCAGCATGGGGGCTCCAAGACAGCGGTGAAccagccgctgctgcagcccaCCAAGGCAGACGCCAAGGAGGGGCAGAAACCCAAGGCGGTTCAGCTGATCGAGAACGACCCATACGAGAAGCCCGAGCACATCATGAGGCTGCTCTCTGAGCTGGATCGGTTCCGGGGCGTGGTGGCCAGTCTGGAGAAACCCATCCCCAGGAGCGTCCCTGAACTGGACGGAATCTGGAAGGAGCTCCAGGATGCCCAGGAGAGGGATGCCCGGCAGCTGTCCATCGCCATCGCCCGCTGCTACTCCATGAAAAACCGTCACCAGGACATCATGCCCTACGACAAGAACCGCATCGTTCTGCAGTCGGGCAAGGACGACTACATCAATGCCAGCAAGATAGAGGACCTGTCCTCCTACTGCCCCACCATCATCGCCACCCAGGCCCCGCTGGTGGGGACAGCCTCCGACTTCTGGCTGATGATCTATGAGCAGAAGGTCTCCCTCATAGTCATGCTGGTCTcagagcaggaaatagagaag CAGAAGGTGGTGCGGTACTTCCCGCAGGAGCGGGGCCAGCCCATGGTGCAGGGCCCCATCACCTTGCTCCTCACCAGCCTGAAGGTGGCCCCGACGCACGTGGAGAGGATGATCACCCTCCAGTTCCGCGACCAGAGCCTGAAGCGCACCGTCATCCACCTGCAGTTCACGGCCTGGCCTGAGCT GGGCCTGCCCGACAGCAAGGGGAACCTGCTGCGGTTCATCCAGGAAGTACACGGGCACTACCTGCACCAGCGCCCCCTGCACACCCCCATCGTGGTGCACTGCAG ctctggggtggggcgcaccGGTGCCTTCTGCCTGATGTACGCAGCAatgcaggaggtggaggccgggaACAGCATCCCTGACCTGGCCCAGCTGGTGAAGAGGATGCGgcagcagaggaagcacatgCTGCAGGAGAAG CTGCACCTCAAGTTCTGCTATGAAGCTGTCCTCAAGCACGCTGAGCAGGTACTGCAGAGACACGGGGTCACCACGCCGGCTTCCAGCAAGCCCCCCAGCAGTGCTGCCCAGAAG CCGTACTTGCATCAGGACCCGCAGGACCTAGTGCTGGGTGGGGACATGCCCATCAGCTCCATCCAGGCCACCATTGCCAAGCTGAGCATCAAGCCCCCTGGGGGTGGCCCGGAGCCTCCCCCAAACTGGCAGCTGCCCGAGCCAGCAACAGTGCCTGAAGCTGCGAGCCCAGGGGTGGTTCCTGCAGCACCCGCCAGCGtcgcccagcccagcctgacaGAGCACGTGCCCCCCACCAGTGCCGAGCTGCCCCCCGCCTCCACCATGCCTGTGCTGCTGCCCGAAGCTGAGAGCAGCAACCATGTGGAGGAGAGACCCAGCAGGGAGCCTTCAGCCACAAGCCTGGCTCCTTCCTCTTCCTCGCTGGAGCTCCTGGCATCACTGACCCCTGAGGCCTTCTCCTTGGACAGCTCCCTGAGGGGCAAGCCACGAATGAAcaagcagagcttcctgcagccccagaacggggaggggctgcgggggcctcggcccagcgatgaccccctcaGCATGCTGGACCCGCTGTGGACACTCAATAAAACCTGA
- the PTPN23 gene encoding tyrosine-protein phosphatase non-receptor type 23 isoform X4, producing MEAVPRMPMIWLDLKEAGEFGFNQAVKKFVLKNYGENPENYNEELKKLEVLRQNAVSVPRDFEGCSILRKYFGQLHYLQSRVPMGAEHEAAVPVTWTEIFSGKAVTHEDIKYEQACILYNLGALHSMLGAMDKRVSEEGMKVSCTHFQCAAGAFTYLRDHFPHSYSVDMSHQILNLNINLMLGQAQECLLEKSMLDNRKSFLVARISAQVVDYYKEACRALENSDTASLLGKIQKDWKKLVQMKIYYFAAIAHLHMGKQAEEQQKFGERVVYFQSALDKLNEAIKLAKGQPETVQEALRFTLDVIGGKYNSAKKDNDFIYHEAVPALDTLQSVKGATLVKALPVNPTDPAVTGPDIFAKLVPMAAHEASSLYSEEKAKLLREVMAKIEAKNEVLDQFMDSMQLDPETVDNLDMYNHIPPILMEKCAALSVRPDTVKNLVQSMQVLSGVFTDVEASLKEIRDLLDDNELQDQKLQELLGKPGSPPSPSPGLAEVSKEWAKYMEVHEKASFTNTELHKAMNLHISNLRLLSGPLEQVRAALPTLALTEDDKQVLQNLKRILSKVQEMKDQRMSLEQQLREMIQKDDITTSLVTTDRSEMRKLFEEQLKKYDQIKVYLEQNLAAQENVLKALTDANVKYAAVRKVLAEVEHKWNTTLQTLVASYEAYEDLMKKAQEGKDFYADLESKAAKLLEKARAACQASEASRQQVLEREMKKKPPPRPTAPKPALQKKASERDLDLAAGLDGADLQQLGSLSLADLPEELRSLPPDVLAAHLTRLPADALAAFSINPAFSSGGMRPPGQEAFPAGARAANAPIQPPMAAQPGVPFNPAQFSTSVPLPGHYFPARLATSPQGAPGSPLQGPFPPQTYSGPPVLPSQVMQPHRPPSSAPSPSPQLYSAGTLQRGPGHPSPGPAPIQPGYAGPQVPPQRSSPQHVPMPGSAPAPITLNASYRMGQPVSSCGALPGGFPTAMAPPQPPRFSGQAPGGSDGPPHPLGVRPATTTVDSIQAPISSYTAPRAMGGHMPPRLTSQPPGLPPQGGFLGPPAQFPYAQGGVQPFGQQPPFPAGPPAPSFPQQQYPPQAQLQPLPVYQPQAQFPGQHSGLAHVSPSHGQIHAQLRTQLYPLPSQDSAPHSFPAAMPRGPPPLAHSLSGAMVAPAQQLHPHPSLASLQPMPAGSSAQVVSAMPYCPAPSACHPGPPTNQLPPGSAVPLAGPQPPASSQSGPHHVPPSPSPALSQMPGSVIVPGPAIPSPAPSPQPSLAIQPPAILPSSVPGAPALPQRPPPSLTPGTAPPAQGPAELQFHRQSSSTDDLLSSSPESQHGGSKTAVNQPLLQPTKADAKEGQKPKAVQLIENDPYEKPEHIMRLLSELDRFRGVVASLEKPIPRSVPELDGIWKELQDAQERDARQLSIAIARCYSMKNRHQDIMPYDKNRIVLQSGKDDYINASKIEDLSSYCPTIIATQAPLVGTASDFWLMIYEQKVSLIVMLVSEQEIEKQKVVRYFPQERGQPMVQGPITLLLTSLKVAPTHVERMITLQFRDQSLKRTVIHLQFTAWPELGLPDSKGNLLRFIQEVHGHYLHQRPLHTPIVVHCR from the exons GGGCATTGCATTCCATGCTGGGCGCCATGGACAAGAGAGTCTCCGAGGAG GGTATGAAGGTTTCCTGCACCCATTTCCAGTGCGCAGCCGGGGCTTTCACCTACCTGCGGGATCACTTCCCTCACTCGTACAGCGTGGACATGAGTCACCAGATCCTTAACCTCAACATCAACCTCATGCTG GGCCAAGCTCAGGAGTGTCTCTTGGAGAAGTCGATGCTGGACAACAGGAAGAGTTTCCTCGTGGCCAGGATCAGCGCCCAG GTAGTGGACTACTACAAAGAGGCCTGCCGGGCTTTGGAGAACTCGGACACAGCCTCGCTGCTGGGGAAGATTCAGAAGGACTGGAAGAAGCTGGTGCAGATGAAGATCTACTATTTTGCTGCTATCGCTCAT TTGCATATGGGAAAACAAGCTGAGGAGCAGCAGAAGTTTGGAGAACGA GTTGTCTACTTCCAGAGCGCTCTGGATAAACTCAACGAAGCTATCAAACTAGCAAAG GGTCAGCCTGAAACGGTGCAGGAAGCCCTGCGATTCACCCTGGATGTGATCGGGGGAAA GTACAATTCAGCCAAGAAGGACAATGACTTCATCTACCACGAAGCTGTCCCTGCGCTGGACACCCTGCAGTCAGTGAAAG GTGCCACCCTGGTGAAGGCCCTTCCCGTCAACCCCACCGACCCAGCTGTCACGGGCCCAGATATCTTTGCCAAGCTGGTGCCAATGGCTGCCCATGAGGCATCTTCGCTGTACAG TGAGGAGAAGGCCAAGCTGCTGAGAGAAGTGATGGCGAAGATCGAGGCCAAGAATGAAGTCCTGGA CCAGTTCATGGACTCTATGCAGCTGGACCCCGAGACGGTGGATAACCTGGACATGTACAACCACATCCCCCCCATCCTGATGGAGAAATGCGCCGCGCTCAGCGTGCGGCCAGACACTGTGAAGAACCTGGTTCAGTCCATGCAGG TGCTTTCGGGAGTCTTCACAGACGTGGAGGCCTCTTTGAAAGAGATCAGAGACCTCCTGGATGACAACGAGCTGCAGGACCAGAAGCTGCAGGAGCTGCTTGGCAAGCCGGGTTCTCCTCCTAGCCCTTCCCCGGGGCTGGCTGAGGTCAGCAAAGAGTGGGCCAAGTACATGGAGGTGCACGAGAAGGCCAGCTTCACCAACACGGAGCTGCACAAAGCCATGAACCTGCACATCAGCAACCTGCGACTGCTGAGCGGGCCCTTGGAGCAAGTGCGGGCTGCCTTGCCCACGCTGGCCCTGACGGAAG ACGACAAACAGGTGCTGCAGAACTTGAAGCGGATCCTGTCCAAAGTGCAGGAGATGAAGGATCAGCGAATGTCCTTGGAGCAGCAGCTCCGTGAGATGATCCAGAAGGACGACATCACCACCTCCTTAGTGACAACCGACCGCTCAGAGATGAGG AAGCTCTTTGAAGAGCAGCTGAAGAAGTACGACCAGATCAAGGTGTATCTGGAGCAGAACCTGGCAGCCCAGGAGAACGTCCTGAAGGCCTTGACGGACGCCAACGTCAAGTATGCGGCGGTGCGGAAGGTCTTGGCTGAGGTGGAGCACAA GTGGAACACCACGCTGCAGACACTGGTGGCCTCCTACGAAGCCTACGAAGACCTGATGAAGAAGgctcaggaggggaaagatttCTACGCGGATCTGGAGAGCAAAGCAGCCAAACTCCTGGAGAAGGCCCGAGCAGCCTGCCAAGCGTCTGAAGCAAGCCGGCAGCAGGTCCTGGAAAG AGAAATGAAGAAGAAGCCGCCTCCGAGGCCCACTGCTCCCAAGCCGGCCCTGCAGAAGAAGGCCTCTGAACGGGACCTGGACCTTGCGGCCGGCCTGGATGGAGCAgacctgcagcagctgggctccctctctcTGGCCGACCTGCCGGAAGAGCTCCGGAGCTTGCCCCCTGACGTGCTGGCAGCGCATCTCACCAGGCTGCCTGCGGATGCCCTGGCTGCCTTCTCCATCAACCCGGCCTTCAGCAGCGGTGGAATGAGGCCCCCAGGCCAGGAGGCTTTCCCAGCTGGTGCCCGGGCAGCCAATGCTCCGATACAGCCGCCCATGGCAGCCCAGCCTGGCGTTCCCTTtaaccctgctcagttcagtacTTCGGTGCCTCTGCCGGGACACTACTTCCCTGCCCGGCTGGCGACCTCCCCGCAAGGTGCCCCTGGGAGCCCTCTGCaaggccccttccccccacagaccTACAGCGGGCCCCCTGTGCTGCCATCCCAGGTGATGCAGCCCCACAGGCCTCCAAGTTCTGCCCCGTCACCCAGCCCTCAGCTCTACTCGGCTGGCACCTTGCAGAGAGGCCCTGGGcatcccagccctggccctgcccccattcagccCGGCTATGCAGGCCCTCAGGTGCCTCCCCAGAGATCCTCCCCCCAGCATGTGCCCAtgcctggctctgctccagctcccatcACCCTCAATGCCTCCTACAGGATGGGGCAGCCGGTCTCCTCCTGCGGGGCTCTGCCAGGTGGCTTCCCCACAGCCAtggccccgccccagccccccaggtTCAGTGGCCAGGCCCCAGGAGGGAGCGACGGCCCTCCTCACCCCCTTGGGGTCCGCCCAGCCACCACAACCGTTGACAGCATCCAGGCGCCCATTTCCAGCTACACCGCACCCAGGGCCATGGGTGGGCACATGCCCCCGCGGCTCACCAGCCAGCCACCAGGGCTCCCTCCTCAGGGCGGCTTCCTTGGCCCGCCTGCCCAGTTCCCCTATGCCCAAGGCGGCGTCCAACCGTTCGGCCAGCAGCCCCCGTTCCCAGCGGGACCACCCGCTCcgagcttcccccagcagcagtACCCACCTCAGGCCCAGCTCCAGCCGCTGCCCGTGTACCAGCCGCAGGCCCAGTTCCCTGGCCAGCATTCGGGGCTGGCCCATGTTTCTCCCAGCCATGGCCAGATCCATGCCCAGCTGAGAACACAGCTCTACCCACTTCCTTCCCAGgacagcgcccctcactccttcCCTGCAGCTATGCCCCGCGGGCCTCCCCCgctggctcacagcctctcagGCGCTATGGTGGCCCCGGCTCAGCagctccaccctcacccctcgCTTGCCAGCCTGCAGCCCATGCCAGCCGGCTCCTCCGCCCAAGTGGTCTCTGCGATGCCCTATTGTcccgccccttctgcctgccATCCGGGACCCCCTACAAACCAGCTGCCGCCTGGCTCTGCTGTGCCACTGGCTGGTCCCCAGCCCCCAGCTTCGAGTCAGTCTGGCCCTCACCATGTCCCGCCTTCCCCCAGTCCCGCTCTGAGCCAGATGCCAGGCAGTGTTATCGTCCCAGGTCCTGCCATCCCTTCACCGGCACCATCCCCCCAGCCATCTCTGGCTATCCAGCCTCCAGCCATCTTGCCTTCCTCAGTGCCTGGCGCCCCGGCCCTGCCACAGCGACCCCCCCCATCGCTCACCCCCGGCACAGCCCCGCCGGCACAGGGccctgctgagctccagttccACCGGCAGAGCTCTTCCACGGACGACCTGCTTTCTTCAAGCCCTGAAAGCCAGCATGGGGGCTCCAAGACAGCGGTGAAccagccgctgctgcagcccaCCAAGGCAGACGCCAAGGAGGGGCAGAAACCCAAGGCGGTTCAGCTGATCGAGAACGACCCATACGAGAAGCCCGAGCACATCATGAGGCTGCTCTCTGAGCTGGATCGGTTCCGGGGCGTGGTGGCCAGTCTGGAGAAACCCATCCCCAGGAGCGTCCCTGAACTGGACGGAATCTGGAAGGAGCTCCAGGATGCCCAGGAGAGGGATGCCCGGCAGCTGTCCATCGCCATCGCCCGCTGCTACTCCATGAAAAACCGTCACCAGGACATCATGCCCTACGACAAGAACCGCATCGTTCTGCAGTCGGGCAAGGACGACTACATCAATGCCAGCAAGATAGAGGACCTGTCCTCCTACTGCCCCACCATCATCGCCACCCAGGCCCCGCTGGTGGGGACAGCCTCCGACTTCTGGCTGATGATCTATGAGCAGAAGGTCTCCCTCATAGTCATGCTGGTCTcagagcaggaaatagagaag CAGAAGGTGGTGCGGTACTTCCCGCAGGAGCGGGGCCAGCCCATGGTGCAGGGCCCCATCACCTTGCTCCTCACCAGCCTGAAGGTGGCCCCGACGCACGTGGAGAGGATGATCACCCTCCAGTTCCGCGACCAGAGCCTGAAGCGCACCGTCATCCACCTGCAGTTCACGGCCTGGCCTGAGCT GGGCCTGCCCGACAGCAAGGGGAACCTGCTGCGGTTCATCCAGGAAGTACACGGGCACTACCTGCACCAGCGCCCCCTGCACACCCCCATCGTGGTGCACTGCAGGTaa